Proteins from one Cryptomeria japonica chromosome 4, Sugi_1.0, whole genome shotgun sequence genomic window:
- the LOC131875241 gene encoding uncharacterized protein LOC131875241 has product MGDGKIWIQKIDREDQLHICPKCFSIDHDGLECDVSTTILKNEAYMQHPNMDELQTESPEVIVPAPEKVESRDTKQDEPNIPLIEAIPIDIESQIAALTRSNRMEGQLAIKDKIKSSQENSIVDPQNKDEEITVLGEGEIDSSASEWEEDFSPEASIIMDSTVKGLEKTTSSMKEPNIKTKGKRGRKSRKTLLKIAVIGENRDLWNLLFDKLQSTNVENCKLARDFNAILVESEKKGGIQRLGTSQKDFQNRILEITRTDGSTANNSKEIAQEALEYFENLMNGVAQTDQEVRDRILNSIPPLINENQNKALFREIIVEEVKKATFQLNPDKTLGPDGFSAAFSQKFGDIIEQDLFRAVEESRRKMTMLGEINHTFLALIPKKKNPEIMSDFRPISLYNTVYKIVTKVIANRPKLFLNHVISDEQSGFASGRSVVEGIIIAHETLHTARKTKNSCMILKLDILKAYDMVDRKFLTDVLRKFGFCKEWIA; this is encoded by the exons ATGGGTGATGGGAAAATATGGATTCAAAAAATTGATAGGGAAGATCAACTACATATTTGCCCCAAATGTTTCTCTATTGACCATGATGGGCTTGAGTGTGATGTATCGACTACAATTCTAAAAAATGAAGCCTATATGCAGCACCCTAATATGGATGAATTACAAACAGAATCACCAGAGGTAATTGTTCCAGCTCCTGAGAAGGTTGAGTCTCGAGATACCAAGCAAGATGAGCCCAACATCCCACTTATCGAGGCTATCCCT ATTGATATTGAATCCCAAATTGCTGCTTTGACAAGATCAAATAGAATGGAAGGTCAATTGGCAATTAAGGACAAGATCAAATCCTCACAAGAAAACTCCATTGTAGATCCTCAGAACAAAGATGAGGAGATAACTGTCTTGGGAGAGGGAGAAATTGACTCCTCTGCCTCAGAATGGGAAGAGGATTTTAGCCCAGAGGCATCAATAATCATGGATTCGACTGTGAAAGGCCTTGAGAAGACTACCTCCAGCATGAAAGAACCAAATATTAAAACCaaaggcaaaaggggaaggaaatcaaggaagacttTGCTGAAAATTGCAG TCATTGGTGAAAATAGAGATTTGTGGAATCTGCTATTTGACAAACTTCAATCTACTAATGTTGAAAATTGCAAATTGGCCagagattttaatgctattctaGTTGAGTCAGAGAAGAAGGGTGGCATACAGAGATTGGGCACCTCTCAGAAAGACTTTCA AAACAGAATTTTAGAAATAACAAGAACAGATGGAAGCACTGCCAATAATTCGAAAGAGATAGCccaggaagcattagagtattttGAAAACCTCATGAATGGGGTTGCTCAAACTGATCAAGAAGTTAGAGATAGAATTCTAAACTCAATTCCTCCTTTGATTAATGAGAATCAAAACAAAGCGCTGTTTAGAGAAATCATTGTGGAGGAAGTCAAAAAAGCAACCTTTCAGCTAAATCCAGATAAGACCCTAGGCCCAGATGGCTTCTCTGCGGCTTTTTCTCAAAAATTTGGGGATATCATTGAGCAGGATCTGTTCAGAGCAGTAGAGGAATCTCGGAGAAAGATGACCATGCTTGGAGAAATTAACCATACTTTTCTTGCTCTGATCCCAAAAAAGAAGAACCCTGAAATAATGAGCGATTTCAGGCCTATCTCGCTCTATAACACAGTCTACAAAATTGTGACAAAAGTAATTGCCAATAGACCGAAACTATTCCTCAATCATGTTATCTCTGATGAGCAAAGTGGTTTTGCGTCGGGGAGATCGGTTGTTGAAGGAATAATTATTGCCCATGAAACCTTACACACAGCAAGGAAAACTAAGAACTCCTGCATGATACTCAAACTAGATATTTTAAAGGCATATGACATGGTGGATAGAAAATTCTTAACagatgttttaagaaaatttggcTTTTGTAAAGAATGGATTGCCTAG